Proteins encoded together in one Bacteroides ovatus window:
- a CDS encoding ATP-binding protein, with protein MSHKIYPIGIQNFEKIRNDGYFYIDKTALMYQMVKTGSYYFLSRPRRFGKSLLVSTLEAYFQGKKELFEGLAVEKLEKDWIKYPILHLDLNIEKYDTSESLDNILDKSLTAWEKLYGAEPSERSFSLRFAGIIERACKLAGQRVVILVDEYDKPMLQAIGNEELQKQFRNTLKPFYGALKTMDGCIKFAFLTGVTKFGKVSVFSDLNNLDDISMRKDYVEICGVSDQELHDTLDAELHEFADVRGVTYDKLCAELKECYDGYHFTHHSIGMYNPFSLLNAFKYREFGSYWFETGTPTYLVKLLQKHHYDLERMTHEETDAQVLNSIDSESTNPIPVIYQSGYLTIKGYDERFGIYRLGFPNREVEEGFVRFLLPYYANVNKVESPFEIQKFVREVESGDYDSFFRRLQSFFADTTYEVIRDQELHYENVLFIVFKLVGFYAKVEYHTSEGRIDLVLQTDNFIYIMEFKLNGTAEEALQQINDKHYALPFEMDGRKLFKIGVNFSAETRNIEKWIVEEK; from the coding sequence TTTCGGAAAGAGTCTGCTCGTCTCCACCTTAGAGGCCTATTTTCAAGGAAAGAAAGAACTGTTTGAAGGGTTGGCTGTGGAAAAACTGGAAAAGGACTGGATAAAATATCCTATACTGCATCTGGACCTTAATATCGAGAAATATGATACATCCGAAAGTCTGGATAATATACTTGATAAATCGCTGACAGCATGGGAAAAACTATATGGTGCCGAGCCGTCCGAACGTTCGTTTTCTTTGCGTTTTGCCGGTATCATAGAGCGTGCCTGTAAGTTGGCGGGGCAACGTGTGGTTATTCTTGTCGATGAATATGACAAACCCATGTTGCAAGCCATCGGTAATGAAGAATTGCAAAAGCAATTTCGGAATACATTAAAGCCTTTTTATGGAGCGCTTAAAACAATGGACGGTTGCATCAAGTTTGCATTCCTTACCGGTGTGACAAAGTTTGGCAAAGTCAGTGTGTTTAGTGACTTGAACAACTTGGACGATATATCCATGCGAAAAGATTATGTTGAAATCTGTGGGGTTAGCGATCAGGAACTTCATGATACTTTGGATGCCGAGCTTCATGAATTTGCTGATGTTCGAGGTGTGACGTATGATAAACTCTGTGCAGAATTGAAAGAATGTTATGACGGCTATCACTTTACGCACCATTCAATCGGTATGTATAATCCGTTTAGTTTGCTCAATGCTTTTAAGTATAGAGAATTTGGCAGCTACTGGTTTGAAACAGGTACACCCACTTATCTGGTGAAATTACTGCAAAAACATCATTATGACTTGGAGCGGATGACACACGAAGAAACCGATGCCCAAGTATTGAATAGTATAGACTCCGAATCGACTAATCCTATTCCGGTGATTTATCAGAGTGGCTACCTCACCATTAAAGGGTATGACGAACGTTTTGGAATATACCGCTTAGGTTTCCCGAATCGTGAAGTAGAAGAGGGGTTTGTCCGTTTTCTGCTTCCTTATTATGCGAATGTGAATAAGGTAGAATCTCCTTTTGAAATTCAGAAGTTTGTTCGTGAAGTGGAATCCGGCGATTACGACTCTTTCTTCCGTCGCCTGCAAAGTTTCTTTGCAGATACCACCTACGAAGTGATTCGCGACCAGGAACTGCATTACGAGAATGTACTTTTCATCGTCTTTAAACTGGTTGGCTTCTATGCCAAAGTGGAATATCATACAAGCGAAGGGCGCATCGATCTTGTCTTGCAGACAGACAATTTCATCTATATCATGGAATTTAAACTGAACGGTACGGCAGAAGAGGCTTTACAACAGATAAACGACAAGCACTATGCTCTTCCTTTCGAGATGGATGGACGGAAGCTTTTTAAAATAGGAGTAAATTTCAGTGCGGAAACCCGCAATATTGAAAAGTGGATAGTGGAAGAGAAATAG